One genomic region from Haloprofundus salinisoli encodes:
- a CDS encoding 30S ribosomal protein S4e: MTKHQKRLSVPNSWPVERKEQVWTVKAGAGPHGGQGVPLLILLRDVLGYVNTKKEARYALNEGTVLVNGDNVSDERRPIGLFDILAFTARDEYYRVFPDEGGRLALTAIDEDAASSRLGKIVGKRQVAGGAFQLTLHDGTNVHLEDAAEYSSGDSVVVDNETKEIVAHFPYEEGALVTAVAGAHSGEIGTISDITVTLGSGDNTVAVEQEDGESFETVADYVVVIDENFTGGEPEITTGGDDE, translated from the coding sequence ATGACGAAGCATCAGAAGCGACTCTCGGTCCCGAACTCGTGGCCGGTCGAACGGAAAGAACAGGTCTGGACGGTCAAAGCCGGTGCCGGTCCGCACGGTGGGCAGGGCGTTCCGCTGCTCATCCTCCTGCGGGACGTGCTCGGCTACGTCAACACGAAGAAGGAAGCGCGCTACGCGCTCAACGAGGGAACCGTCCTCGTCAACGGCGACAACGTCTCCGACGAGCGCCGTCCCATCGGGCTGTTCGACATCCTGGCGTTCACCGCCCGAGACGAGTACTACCGCGTCTTCCCCGACGAGGGTGGTCGCCTCGCGCTGACCGCCATCGACGAGGACGCCGCGTCGAGCCGCCTTGGCAAGATCGTCGGCAAGCGGCAGGTCGCCGGCGGCGCGTTCCAGCTGACGCTGCACGACGGCACGAACGTCCACCTCGAGGACGCTGCCGAGTACAGCAGCGGCGACTCGGTCGTCGTCGACAACGAGACGAAGGAGATCGTCGCGCACTTCCCGTACGAGGAAGGCGCGCTCGTGACAGCCGTCGCCGGCGCGCACTCCGGCGAAATCGGTACCATCTCGGATATCACTGTCACGCTCGGTAGCGGCGACAACACCGTCGCCGTCGAGCAGGAAGACGGCGAGAGCTTCGAGACGGTCGCCGACTACGTCGTCGTCATCGACGAGAACTTCACCGGCGGCGAACCGGAGATCACCACCGGAGGTGACGACGAATGA
- a CDS encoding 50S ribosomal protein L32e, with product MADDEPETLEEISGVGPSKADALQEAGYESVEDVKAASQSELADVEGIGNALAARIKADVGGLEVSEETEAEVEDEREPEAEEADEDVETELRPRGHVDKTPNLDDETARALGQKHREGMPAFRRQKYHAKKRVPESWRKPRGGLSKQRRGIKGKGPMVESGYRTPKAARGLHPSGFEEVHVHNVDDLEGVDGDTQAVRIASKVGARKRERIEDVCEDREIRVLNPTYVEVEVDQ from the coding sequence ATGGCCGACGACGAACCAGAGACGCTCGAAGAGATCAGCGGCGTCGGACCGAGCAAGGCAGACGCGCTGCAGGAAGCCGGCTACGAGTCCGTCGAGGACGTGAAGGCGGCGAGCCAGTCGGAACTCGCCGACGTCGAAGGCATCGGCAACGCGCTGGCGGCCCGCATCAAAGCGGACGTCGGCGGACTCGAAGTCTCCGAGGAGACCGAGGCCGAAGTCGAAGACGAGCGCGAGCCCGAAGCCGAGGAAGCAGACGAGGACGTCGAGACGGAGCTCCGTCCCCGCGGCCACGTCGACAAGACGCCCAACCTCGACGACGAGACGGCGCGCGCACTCGGGCAGAAGCACCGCGAGGGCATGCCCGCGTTCCGCCGCCAGAAGTACCACGCGAAGAAACGAGTCCCCGAGTCGTGGCGCAAGCCGCGCGGCGGACTCTCCAAGCAGCGACGCGGCATCAAGGGCAAGGGCCCGATGGTCGAATCGGGTTACCGCACGCCGAAGGCCGCCCGCGGTCTGCACCCGAGCGGCTTCGAGGAAGTGCACGTTCACAACGTAGACGACCTCGAAGGCGTCGACGGCGACACGCAGGCCGTCCGCATCGCCAGCAAAGTCGGCGCTCGCAAGCGCGAGCGCATCGAGGACGTCTGTGAGGACCGCGAGATTCGCGTCCTCAACCCGACCTACGTCGAAGTGGAGGTCGACCAATGA
- the rplX gene encoding 50S ribosomal protein L24: MSKQPRKQRIQNRDAPLHERHEQVRATLSDDLREEYGRRNVRVNAGDTVEVLRGDDAGTTGEVVDVDLKREVITVEGVVVEKADGEEVPRPVDTSNVRVTELVLEDERRQARLEGDE; encoded by the coding sequence ATGAGCAAGCAACCACGCAAACAGCGAATCCAGAACCGCGACGCGCCGCTGCACGAGCGACACGAGCAGGTCCGCGCGACGCTGTCGGACGACCTCCGCGAGGAGTACGGCCGACGCAACGTTCGCGTGAACGCGGGCGACACCGTCGAGGTGCTCCGCGGCGACGACGCCGGAACGACCGGCGAAGTCGTCGACGTCGACCTCAAACGCGAGGTCATCACCGTCGAGGGCGTCGTCGTCGAGAAGGCCGACGGGGAAGAAGTCCCGCGGCCGGTCGACACCTCGAACGTCCGCGTGACCGAACTGGTCCTCGAAGACGAGCGCCGCCAAGCGCGTCTGGAGGGTGACGAATGA
- a CDS encoding 50S ribosomal protein L30, which yields MRAVVQLRGDVNMSGAVHDTLKMLNIHGVNHCAFVPETDTYRGMVTKVNEYVAHGEPSAEVVETLLRKRAEPLEGDADVDDDYLAENTDYDDVGALAEALVNEETTLREQGLSPSLRLHPPRGGHRGLKHPTSEGGQLGKHESENIDELLEAMR from the coding sequence ATGCGCGCGGTCGTTCAACTCCGCGGTGACGTCAACATGAGCGGTGCGGTGCACGACACGCTGAAGATGCTCAACATCCACGGCGTCAACCACTGCGCGTTCGTCCCCGAGACGGACACCTACCGCGGCATGGTGACGAAAGTCAACGAGTACGTCGCTCACGGCGAACCGAGCGCGGAGGTCGTCGAGACGCTCCTGCGCAAGCGCGCGGAGCCGCTCGAAGGCGACGCCGACGTCGACGACGACTACCTCGCCGAGAACACCGACTACGACGACGTCGGCGCGCTCGCGGAGGCGCTCGTGAACGAGGAGACGACGCTGCGCGAGCAGGGTCTCTCCCCGTCACTGCGACTCCACCCGCCGCGCGGCGGGCACAGGGGGCTCAAGCACCCGACCAGCGAGGGCGGTCAGCTCGGCAAGCACGAGTCCGAGAACATCGACGAACTGCTGGAGGCGATGCGATAA
- a CDS encoding HVO_2523 family zinc finger protein, producing MTETTEQSEAEETPRGRPCPFCGASMQHRHCKYVCPTHGVVYDCSDTFW from the coding sequence GTGACCGAGACGACGGAGCAGTCGGAGGCGGAGGAGACACCGCGCGGACGACCGTGTCCGTTCTGCGGCGCGTCGATGCAGCACCGCCACTGCAAGTACGTCTGTCCGACCCACGGCGTCGTCTACGACTGCAGCGACACGTTCTGGTAA
- a CDS encoding 30S ribosomal protein S5 produces MSRNNNGWEPRTRLGRMVQNDDVTSMEQALDTGLPLKEPEIVDQLLPGLDDDVLDINMVQRMTDSGRRVKFRCVVAVGNRDGFLGYAEARDDQVGSAIQKAIDVAKLNIIKVDRGSGSWEDRAGGTHSLTRKAEGKAGSVTVEVIPAPMGLGLAAAPTVRSILELAGIQDAWTKSDGNTRTTVNLAKATYNALKNASQSRTPRHAREVQQEVSE; encoded by the coding sequence ATGAGCAGAAACAACAACGGCTGGGAGCCGCGAACGCGCCTCGGCCGCATGGTCCAGAACGACGACGTCACGTCGATGGAGCAGGCGCTCGACACGGGCCTGCCGCTGAAAGAGCCCGAGATCGTCGACCAGCTCCTCCCCGGACTGGACGACGACGTGCTCGACATCAACATGGTCCAGCGGATGACCGACTCCGGCCGCCGGGTGAAGTTCCGGTGTGTCGTCGCCGTCGGCAACCGCGACGGGTTCCTCGGCTACGCCGAGGCCCGCGACGACCAGGTCGGCTCGGCGATTCAGAAGGCCATCGACGTCGCAAAGCTGAACATCATCAAAGTCGACCGAGGCTCCGGTTCGTGGGAGGACCGCGCGGGCGGGACCCACTCTCTGACCCGGAAAGCCGAAGGGAAGGCCGGGTCGGTGACCGTCGAGGTCATCCCCGCGCCGATGGGTCTCGGCCTCGCGGCCGCACCCACCGTCCGCAGCATCCTCGAACTCGCCGGTATCCAGGACGCGTGGACGAAGTCCGACGGCAACACCCGGACGACGGTCAACCTCGCGAAAGCGACGTACAACGCGCTGAAGAACGCCTCGCAGTCGCGGACGCCGCGACACGCTCGTGAAGTCCAGCAAGAGGTGAGCGAGTGA
- a CDS encoding 30S ribosomal protein S8, producing MADNDPLSSALSGVDNAESVGHLSHEVQPASNIIGSVLEVFYDRGYIDGFDFVDDGRAGRFEVELKGAINHCGAVKPRYSAGAGEFEKWEKRFLPARDYGALIVTTSHGVMSHYEAREQGIGGQVIAYVY from the coding sequence ATGGCTGACAACGACCCACTCAGCAGCGCGCTCTCCGGCGTGGACAACGCCGAGAGCGTCGGGCATCTGTCCCACGAGGTACAACCCGCCTCGAACATCATCGGCTCGGTCCTCGAGGTCTTCTACGACCGCGGGTACATCGACGGCTTCGATTTCGTCGACGACGGCAGAGCCGGTCGGTTCGAGGTCGAACTGAAAGGCGCTATCAACCACTGTGGCGCAGTCAAGCCCCGCTACTCGGCGGGTGCCGGCGAATTCGAGAAATGGGAGAAGCGATTCCTCCCCGCCCGTGACTACGGGGCGCTCATCGTCACGACGAGCCACGGCGTCATGAGCCACTACGAGGCCCGCGAACAGGGCATCGGTGGACAAGTAATCGCATACGTCTACTAA
- a CDS encoding 30S ribosomal protein S14, translating to MSESETDVTGEHATQRTGQRHECRRCGRKQALVGKYDINLCRQCFREIAREMGFKKYR from the coding sequence ATGAGCGAAAGTGAAACAGACGTGACGGGCGAACACGCCACGCAGCGCACCGGCCAGCGCCACGAGTGCCGCCGATGCGGTCGCAAACAGGCGCTCGTCGGCAAGTACGACATCAACCTCTGCCGGCAGTGCTTCCGCGAGATCGCCCGCGAGATGGGATTCAAGAAGTATCGATAA
- a CDS encoding 50S ribosomal protein L18, with translation MATGPRYKVPMRRRREVRTDYHQRLRLLKSGKPRLVARVSNKHVRAQLVTPGPDGDNTHAAASSEDLAEYGWEAPTGNLPSAYLTGYLAGKRAVEAGLEEAVLDIGLNTATPGNKVFAVQEGAIDAGLDIPHNESVLADWSRNRGEHIAEYAEQLDEPLYGGEFDATKLPEHFDDVLEQLQDDE, from the coding sequence ATGGCGACAGGACCACGATACAAGGTACCGATGCGACGCCGTCGAGAGGTCCGGACAGACTACCATCAGCGGTTGCGCCTGTTGAAATCCGGCAAGCCGCGGCTCGTAGCCCGCGTCAGCAACAAGCACGTCAGGGCGCAGCTGGTAACCCCCGGACCCGACGGTGACAACACACACGCCGCCGCTTCCTCCGAGGATCTCGCCGAGTACGGCTGGGAAGCCCCCACGGGCAACCTCCCGAGCGCGTACTTGACGGGCTACCTCGCGGGCAAGCGAGCGGTCGAGGCGGGCCTCGAAGAGGCCGTCCTCGACATCGGCCTGAACACGGCGACGCCCGGCAACAAGGTGTTCGCCGTTCAGGAAGGAGCGATAGACGCTGGCCTCGACATCCCGCACAACGAGAGCGTGCTGGCCGACTGGTCGCGTAACCGCGGCGAGCACATCGCCGAGTACGCGGAACAGCTCGACGAGCCGCTGTACGGCGGGGAGTTCGACGCCACGAAACTACCCGAGCACTTCGACGACGTGCTCGAACAACTACAGGACGACGAATGA
- a CDS encoding 50S ribosomal protein L5, which produces MSESVHEMRQARIEKVVVHMGIGQGGRELANAEDIIEAVTGQESVRTTSKRAGQDFGVRIGTPVGAKVTLRGETAREFLETALPLADLSASNFDDTGNFSFGVEEHTEFPSQEYDPEIGIYGLDVTVNLVRPGYRVAKRDKVTRSIPANHRLTPEDAISFLEESFDVEVEQ; this is translated from the coding sequence ATGAGCGAGTCCGTCCACGAGATGCGCCAGGCGCGCATCGAGAAGGTCGTCGTCCACATGGGCATCGGCCAGGGTGGCCGCGAACTCGCCAACGCCGAGGACATCATCGAGGCCGTCACCGGCCAAGAGAGCGTCCGCACCACGTCCAAGCGCGCCGGACAGGACTTCGGCGTCCGCATCGGCACGCCGGTCGGCGCGAAGGTGACCCTGCGCGGCGAGACGGCCCGCGAGTTCCTCGAGACGGCGCTGCCGCTGGCAGACCTCTCGGCGAGCAACTTCGACGACACGGGCAACTTCAGCTTCGGCGTCGAGGAACACACGGAGTTCCCGAGCCAGGAGTACGACCCCGAAATCGGCATCTACGGGCTGGACGTGACGGTCAACCTCGTCCGCCCCGGCTACCGTGTCGCAAAGCGAGACAAGGTGACGCGGAGCATCCCCGCTAATCACCGACTGACCCCCGAGGACGCCATTTCGTTCCTCGAGGAGTCGTTCGACGTTGAGGTTGAACAATGA
- a CDS encoding uL15m family ribosomal protein translates to MTSKKRRQRGSRTHGGGTHKNRRGAGHRGGRGRAGRAKHEFHNYEPLGKHGFTRPEDAQLDVVEVRLQKLDEDAALYAADGLAEEEGDGYRLDAREVVDARSDTDVVKVLGGGQVRNELHVVADAFTSTAVEDLEENGGSAELSEYGEHLLEEAEAAEEDEDAEDDE, encoded by the coding sequence ATGACATCCAAGAAACGTCGACAGCGCGGGTCCCGAACCCACGGCGGCGGCACGCACAAGAACCGGCGCGGTGCCGGTCACCGCGGCGGCCGCGGCCGCGCGGGACGCGCGAAACACGAGTTCCACAACTACGAACCGCTCGGCAAACACGGCTTCACCCGCCCGGAAGACGCGCAACTCGACGTCGTCGAGGTGCGTCTGCAGAAACTCGACGAGGACGCCGCGCTCTACGCCGCGGACGGCCTCGCCGAGGAGGAGGGTGACGGCTACCGCCTCGACGCCCGCGAGGTCGTCGACGCGCGAAGCGACACCGACGTCGTGAAAGTGCTCGGCGGCGGGCAGGTCCGCAACGAACTGCACGTCGTCGCCGACGCGTTCACGTCGACGGCCGTCGAGGACCTCGAAGAGAACGGCGGCAGCGCCGAACTCTCCGAGTACGGCGAACACCTCCTCGAAGAGGCCGAAGCGGCCGAAGAAGACGAAGACGCCGAAGACGACGAGTAA
- a CDS encoding 50S ribosomal protein L6, with the protein MSRVEIEIPDDASAEVDHLDLTVEGPNGSVTRRLWYPDVSVSVDDDRVVVESDTENAKTNATIGTFESHIRNMLYGVTDGWEYRMEVYYAHFPMQVSVEGDEVVIENFLGEKAPRRAQIRGDTEVQIDGEEVILTGSDKEAVGQTAASIEQLTRVTDKDTRVFQDGVYITEKPQAGGA; encoded by the coding sequence ATGAGTCGAGTCGAAATCGAAATTCCAGACGACGCCTCCGCCGAGGTAGACCACCTCGACCTCACCGTCGAGGGACCGAACGGGTCCGTCACGCGACGGCTCTGGTATCCGGACGTCTCCGTCAGTGTCGACGACGACCGCGTGGTCGTCGAAAGCGACACCGAGAACGCGAAGACCAACGCGACCATCGGAACGTTCGAGAGCCACATCCGAAACATGCTCTACGGCGTCACCGACGGTTGGGAGTACCGGATGGAGGTCTACTACGCTCACTTCCCGATGCAGGTCAGCGTCGAGGGTGACGAAGTGGTCATCGAGAACTTCCTCGGTGAGAAGGCACCGCGCCGCGCGCAGATTCGCGGCGACACAGAGGTACAGATCGACGGCGAGGAGGTCATCCTGACCGGCTCCGACAAGGAAGCCGTCGGGCAGACCGCCGCGTCCATCGAACAGCTGACGCGCGTCACCGACAAGGACACTCGCGTGTTCCAAGACGGCGTCTACATCACCGAGAAGCCGCAGGCAGGTGGTGCATAA
- a CDS encoding 50S ribosomal protein L19e — MTNLSAQRRMAADVLDVGKSRVWFDPDEQSEIAEAITREDIRDLVDSGTIRAKDAKSNSRGRARERQAKRDYGHRSGPGTRKGKAGARRDSKDEWMSRIRAQRARLKELRDDGPLNRTQYRELYNKASGGEFVSVDRLEAYARNNYDIELEDQ, encoded by the coding sequence ATGACGAACCTGAGCGCACAACGACGCATGGCCGCCGACGTCCTCGACGTCGGAAAGAGCCGCGTCTGGTTCGACCCTGACGAACAGAGCGAGATCGCCGAAGCCATCACGCGCGAGGACATCCGTGACCTCGTCGACAGTGGCACCATCCGCGCGAAGGACGCCAAGTCCAACTCGCGCGGCCGCGCCCGCGAGCGGCAGGCTAAACGCGACTACGGCCACCGCAGCGGCCCCGGCACCCGCAAAGGGAAAGCCGGCGCGCGACGCGACTCGAAAGACGAGTGGATGAGCCGGATTCGCGCCCAGCGAGCCCGACTCAAGGAACTGCGCGACGACGGTCCGCTGAACCGAACCCAGTACCGCGAGCTGTACAACAAGGCAAGCGGTGGCGAGTTCGTCAGCGTCGACCGCCTCGAAGCGTACGCACGGAACAACTACGATATCGAACTGGAGGACCAATAG